In Ignavibacteriota bacterium, one genomic interval encodes:
- a CDS encoding GNAT family N-acetyltransferase yields MIQHKIEFTEDRNVDQSLNAKLQAVLSECFPNQNIFKIQRYYKEIPAYRWFILDDNKIIAHTALHIKEIFVNDLPIKIGGIAEVCVLPEFRKMGLAKLLLSAAEDWLKLNGFKYVMLFGEEKFYSSSGYFSISNEIKLKDFNSGEIKIKKNIDAMIKLLSDENFPNGLIDLNGYDF; encoded by the coding sequence ATGATACAGCATAAAATCGAATTTACTGAAGACAGAAATGTCGATCAGTCATTAAATGCTAAATTACAGGCTGTGTTATCCGAATGCTTTCCTAATCAAAACATATTTAAAATACAGAGATACTATAAAGAAATTCCAGCTTACAGGTGGTTTATTTTAGATGACAATAAAATAATAGCGCATACAGCTCTTCACATAAAAGAAATTTTTGTTAATGATTTGCCAATTAAAATTGGCGGAATTGCGGAGGTTTGTGTCCTGCCAGAATTTAGGAAAATGGGATTGGCAAAACTACTTTTATCAGCCGCAGAGGATTGGCTAAAGTTAAATGGTTTTAAATATGTAATGCTGTTCGGTGAAGAAAAATTTTATTCATCAAGCGGATATTTCAGCATATCAAATGAAATTAAATTAAAGGATTTTAATTCAGGTGAAATTAAAATAAAAAAAAACATAGACGCGATGATAAAATTGCTCTCTGATGAAAATTTCCCGAATGGACTAATCGATTTGAACGGATACGATTTTTAA
- a CDS encoding NUDIX hydrolase: protein MKKSDPAIIKNLSVDCVIFGFDNKDLKVLLIKLAEEPGKGMWALPGNNIMENENLVIAAMRVLNELTGLDNVYMEQLYTFGDVNRFELFRVVTVAYFALVKIDDYSPKPGPKAIDAQWFQISKVPKLPFDHNEIIDYAIKRLKQRVRIRPIGFELLPSKFTLTQLQILYEAILGKKMDIRNFRKKILSMGILHNLEKQKGVPHRAAKLYNFDKKKYDSLKEKGYNFEL, encoded by the coding sequence TTGAAAAAATCTGACCCGGCAATAATTAAAAATCTTTCAGTTGATTGCGTTATTTTTGGTTTCGATAACAAAGATTTAAAAGTATTACTGATCAAATTAGCCGAAGAACCCGGAAAGGGAATGTGGGCTTTGCCCGGCAATAATATCATGGAAAATGAAAACCTGGTTATTGCCGCTATGCGTGTTTTAAATGAGTTGACGGGCCTTGACAATGTTTATATGGAACAGCTTTATACTTTTGGTGACGTTAATAGATTTGAACTTTTTAGAGTTGTAACTGTTGCTTATTTCGCTTTAGTAAAAATTGATGATTATTCACCTAAACCCGGACCAAAAGCAATTGACGCTCAATGGTTTCAAATAAGTAAAGTTCCAAAACTTCCATTTGATCATAATGAAATTATTGACTACGCAATTAAGAGACTAAAACAGCGCGTTAGAATTAGACCTATTGGTTTTGAACTTTTACCCTCAAAATTTACTTTAACGCAGCTTCAAATACTTTACGAAGCGATATTGGGTAAAAAAATGGATATAAGAAATTTTAGAAAAAAAATATTAAGTATGGGTATTTTGCATAATCTTGAAAAACAAAAAGGTGTACCGCATAGAGCTGCTAAACTTTATAACTTTGATAAGAAGAAATATGATTCGTTAAAAGAGAAAGGTTATAATTTTGAATTATAA
- a CDS encoding alkaline phosphatase — MKVFISYIILILLIPILLKAQDDESIGYKNDVYWQGNNKHAHLLYNRAISRQSHLAWATGNHTSSPVPCGAIGPEKYLKQIKGIIDNTLIGKITKEAIYDKTNIIMVIGDGFGFNHMALPIYMRIAESDTNKTYFERIMYEGSNAIMLTNPVNGLVTGSAAAATAIATGTKTLLDILGLDQNGNMLETSMELAKKNNFQTGLVTDAGITDATPAGFYAHIHNRDLENEVARQLLESNFDVIFGGAALKFIPQNTKLKDLKEFKDCNYFNRGLSERTDNLNLINGFAEKGYKIIGDKSGLNNLDTNTEKVLGLFASGGLSAAIDRDDENTGEPSLVEMAQKSIQILDKDSNNFFVMIEAGRIDWEAHDNDAGAVYKAVDELNRVLKVCYEYQKKNPNTLLVFLADHETGGLNISYTKVSEENAFKKDLSNNKKWLSITDPLHFQEYEKLKSPKKSLYKIFSAAKSKEELLDLLNSNSDYKINIEDAEVIFNSLMNYKKAK; from the coding sequence GTGAAAGTTTTTATTTCATATATAATTCTCATTCTCTTAATTCCAATATTGTTAAAAGCGCAGGATGATGAAAGTATTGGCTATAAAAATGATGTATACTGGCAGGGTAATAATAAACATGCCCATTTACTTTATAACAGAGCAATATCAAGGCAATCGCATTTAGCATGGGCAACAGGCAATCATACGTCTTCACCTGTTCCATGTGGAGCAATTGGTCCGGAAAAATATTTAAAACAAATCAAAGGAATCATTGATAATACTTTGATAGGCAAAATTACAAAAGAGGCAATTTATGATAAAACAAATATTATTATGGTAATAGGAGATGGATTTGGTTTTAATCATATGGCATTGCCTATATATATGAGAATTGCCGAAAGCGATACAAATAAAACTTATTTTGAAAGAATAATGTATGAAGGCAGTAACGCAATTATGCTCACAAATCCGGTAAATGGTTTAGTAACCGGATCAGCCGCGGCTGCAACCGCAATTGCAACCGGTACAAAAACTTTACTTGATATTTTAGGTCTGGATCAAAACGGAAATATGCTTGAAACTTCAATGGAATTGGCTAAGAAAAATAATTTTCAAACAGGATTAGTGACCGATGCCGGAATTACCGACGCAACTCCAGCGGGATTTTATGCTCATATTCATAATAGGGATTTGGAAAACGAAGTTGCGCGTCAATTATTGGAAAGCAATTTTGATGTTATTTTTGGCGGCGCAGCGCTGAAATTTATTCCGCAAAATACTAAACTGAAAGATTTAAAAGAATTTAAAGACTGCAATTATTTTAACAGGGGTTTATCGGAAAGGACAGATAATTTAAATCTAATTAACGGTTTTGCGGAAAAAGGATATAAAATTATCGGTGACAAATCCGGTTTAAATAATTTGGATACCAACACTGAAAAAGTTTTGGGACTTTTTGCATCGGGCGGACTTTCAGCCGCAATTGACCGTGATGATGAAAATACGGGAGAACCTTCTCTTGTTGAAATGGCTCAAAAGTCAATTCAAATTTTAGATAAGGATTCAAATAATTTCTTTGTAATGATTGAAGCAGGAAGAATTGATTGGGAAGCTCATGATAACGATGCCGGTGCTGTTTATAAAGCCGTTGATGAACTTAATCGAGTTTTGAAAGTTTGTTATGAATATCAAAAGAAAAATCCAAACACATTACTCGTATTCCTGGCAGATCATGAAACGGGAGGTTTAAATATTTCATACACAAAAGTATCTGAAGAAAATGCTTTTAAAAAAGATCTTTCAAATAATAAGAAATGGCTAAGCATTACTGATCCTCTGCATTTTCAAGAATATGAGAAGTTAAAATCTCCCAAAAAATCATTGTATAAAATTTTTAGTGCGGCAAAATCGAAAGAAGAGTTGTTAGATTTGTTGAATTCTAATTCTGATTATAAAATAAATATAGAAGATGCCGAAGTTATATTTAATTCTTTAATGAATTATAAAAAGGCAAAATAA
- a CDS encoding GH92 family glycosyl hydrolase: MKMTSIIFIFLITCQNFSQSLTDYVDPFIGTSGTGHTFPGAVAPFGMMQLSPDTGIEGWDWCSGYRYEDLEIIGFTHTHLSGTGGADYGDILLMPTIGKVNFDPKQYRSIIDKTTERAKPGYYSVNLMKHNIKVELTATNRVGLHKYCFPKSNSSNVIIDLKHGISDKSIESKINIESNNTIVGYRRSKGWAENQIVYFVIEFSKPFINSGIALEDKIQDGKKEVKGENVKAFVSFNTSMNEIILAKVGISSVDIQGAKNNLTKELPDWNFNQVKDQTESSWNDVLSKIKVEGGTKEQKTIFYTSLYHSFIHPNILSDADGRYRGMDNEIHVADGYIQYTVFSLWDTYRALHPLFTLVQPDRNIDMIKSLIAKYNESGILPVWELSSNETGTMIGYHSIPIIADAILKGFKNFDVEKAYEAMLHSANMNHLGLESYKKLNYVASDLEHESVSKTLEYAFDDWCIAMAAYKLGKKEDYELFAQRALNYRNLFDGDSGFMRGKKSNGNWVSPFNPFEVTRDFTEANAWQYSMYVPHDIEGMINLFGGDKNFIKRLDETFSASSKLEGKILSDITGLKGQYAHGNEPSHHMAYLYNFTSEPWKTQKTIREIMDNLYTDKTDGLIGNDDCGQMSAWYIFSAMGFYPVCPGSNQFVLGTPLFEKITISNSNETKFVITSENLTSENCFIKSVSLNGKSFKSAYITYDDITKGGKLNFNLTSNLDGINSNLFNKIPYSFTNDLFVSTPYSANEFTYFDDSLLVELGCRTADAIIYYTLDNTDPDQKSNKYLKPFKISNSITIKAIAYKNGYRQSSIEKIEFNKLNYLQSLELENFEHGINYKYYEGKFSSVYDINEIEFIDTGNINNFSLSPAKIVDHFGIIFDGFIDIPKTGIYFFTTQSDDGSVLLIDDNKVVDNDGSHAALETSGMIPLQKGFHKIKLLYFEDYEGESLEAGIKGPDLKKQLIPDEMLFRISK; encoded by the coding sequence ATGAAAATGACTTCCATTATATTTATATTCCTAATTACATGTCAAAATTTCTCACAGTCTCTCACGGATTATGTTGATCCTTTTATCGGTACATCGGGAACGGGACATACATTTCCCGGCGCAGTTGCACCATTTGGAATGATGCAGTTAAGTCCCGATACAGGAATAGAAGGATGGGATTGGTGTTCAGGCTATCGTTATGAGGATTTGGAAATTATTGGATTTACTCATACACATTTAAGCGGAACAGGCGGCGCTGATTATGGAGATATTCTTTTAATGCCTACGATCGGCAAAGTTAATTTTGATCCGAAGCAATATAGGTCGATAATTGATAAAACAACAGAAAGGGCAAAGCCCGGTTACTATTCGGTTAATTTGATGAAACACAACATTAAAGTTGAACTAACGGCAACAAACAGAGTTGGCTTGCACAAATATTGTTTTCCAAAGTCCAACAGCTCAAATGTTATTATTGATTTAAAACATGGAATTTCCGATAAATCTATAGAATCAAAAATCAATATTGAATCTAATAATACAATCGTAGGTTATAGAAGATCGAAAGGATGGGCAGAAAATCAAATAGTATATTTTGTTATTGAATTTTCCAAACCGTTTATAAATTCAGGCATTGCTTTAGAAGATAAAATTCAAGATGGAAAAAAAGAAGTAAAAGGTGAAAATGTAAAAGCATTTGTAAGTTTTAATACTTCAATGAATGAAATTATTTTGGCTAAAGTTGGAATATCTTCTGTAGATATTCAAGGCGCAAAAAATAATTTAACTAAAGAATTACCCGACTGGAATTTTAATCAAGTAAAAGATCAAACAGAAAGTTCATGGAATGATGTGCTTAGTAAGATTAAAGTTGAAGGCGGAACCAAAGAGCAAAAAACTATATTTTATACTTCTCTTTATCATTCATTTATTCATCCAAATATATTATCCGATGCCGATGGACGTTATCGAGGAATGGATAACGAAATCCACGTTGCGGATGGTTATATACAGTATACGGTTTTCTCACTTTGGGATACCTACAGAGCTTTGCATCCTTTATTTACATTGGTTCAGCCTGACCGAAATATTGATATGATAAAATCACTTATCGCAAAGTATAATGAAAGCGGAATATTGCCCGTGTGGGAACTCTCGTCAAATGAAACCGGAACAATGATCGGATATCATTCAATTCCTATTATTGCTGACGCGATTCTTAAAGGATTTAAAAATTTTGATGTTGAAAAAGCTTATGAGGCAATGCTGCATAGCGCTAATATGAATCATCTTGGACTTGAATCTTATAAAAAACTAAACTATGTCGCTTCAGATTTGGAACACGAATCCGTTTCTAAAACATTGGAATACGCATTTGATGATTGGTGTATTGCAATGGCTGCTTATAAACTTGGCAAAAAAGAGGATTATGAATTATTTGCACAACGAGCTCTGAATTATCGTAATTTGTTCGACGGCGATTCAGGTTTCATGAGGGGGAAAAAATCTAACGGAAATTGGGTCTCACCGTTTAATCCGTTTGAAGTAACAAGAGATTTTACCGAGGCAAATGCTTGGCAGTATTCGATGTATGTTCCTCACGATATTGAAGGTATGATAAATTTATTTGGCGGTGATAAAAACTTTATTAAAAGGTTGGATGAGACTTTTTCCGCCTCTTCAAAATTAGAAGGGAAAATATTATCCGATATTACCGGCTTGAAAGGACAATACGCCCATGGTAATGAACCAAGTCACCACATGGCTTACTTATACAATTTTACATCAGAACCTTGGAAAACACAAAAGACAATAAGAGAAATTATGGATAATCTTTATACCGATAAAACCGACGGACTAATTGGAAATGACGATTGCGGGCAAATGTCCGCTTGGTATATTTTCAGCGCAATGGGTTTCTATCCAGTTTGTCCCGGTTCAAATCAATTTGTTTTGGGTACACCATTGTTTGAGAAAATTACAATTAGCAATTCAAACGAAACTAAATTTGTGATAACATCAGAAAATCTAACGAGTGAAAATTGCTTTATCAAATCTGTATCATTAAACGGGAAATCATTTAAAAGCGCATACATTACATATGATGACATTACTAAAGGAGGAAAATTAAATTTCAATTTGACTTCCAATCTTGACGGCATTAATTCAAATTTGTTTAATAAAATTCCTTATTCATTTACAAATGATTTATTTGTTTCAACTCCATATTCAGCAAATGAATTTACATATTTTGACGATTCACTTTTAGTTGAATTAGGCTGCAGAACTGCCGACGCGATTATATATTATACTTTGGATAATACTGATCCTGACCAAAAATCTAACAAGTATCTGAAACCATTTAAAATTTCCAACTCAATTACAATTAAAGCAATAGCATATAAAAATGGTTATCGCCAAAGTTCAATTGAAAAAATTGAATTTAATAAATTAAATTATCTTCAATCTCTCGAATTGGAGAATTTTGAACACGGGATTAATTATAAATATTATGAAGGAAAATTTTCAAGCGTTTATGATATAAACGAAATTGAATTTATTGATACAGGAAACATAAATAATTTCAGTTTATCTCCCGCAAAAATCGTGGACCATTTCGGAATAATATTTGACGGTTTTATTGATATTCCCAAAACAGGAATTTATTTCTTCACTACACAAAGCGATGACGGTTCTGTTTTACTTATTGATGATAATAAGGTTGTTGATAACGACGGTTCTCATGCCGCTCTTGAAACTTCAGGAATGATTCCACTTCAAAAAGGATTCCATAAAATCAAATTGCTTTATTTTGAAGACTATGAAGGCGAAAGTCTGGAGGCAGGTATTAAAGGCCCGGATTTGAAGAAACAATTAATACCCGATGAAATGTTATTTAGAATATCAAAATAG
- a CDS encoding DoxX family protein, protein MNHTILLRFALFVLLIMHSVPGMFDGGVNIFGSEYLNKIGFSPIGVPLAWLIKLSHLAAAFLFGFNKKIIFASLITLPVMILGIILIHYKEGWFVVGGGRNGMEYNILIIMILLQTIINELRRKNI, encoded by the coding sequence TTGAACCATACAATTCTTTTAAGATTTGCTTTATTTGTTTTGTTGATAATGCACAGCGTGCCAGGAATGTTTGATGGTGGTGTAAATATTTTTGGAAGTGAGTATTTAAATAAAATTGGTTTTTCTCCTATCGGGGTTCCATTAGCGTGGTTAATAAAATTATCTCATTTAGCGGCGGCATTTTTATTCGGTTTCAATAAGAAAATTATTTTTGCGTCCTTAATTACATTGCCAGTTATGATTTTAGGAATAATTCTAATTCACTATAAGGAAGGCTGGTTTGTTGTTGGCGGCGGAAGGAACGGGATGGAATACAATATATTAATAATTATGATTTTGCTGCAAACTATTATTAACGAACTAAGACGAAAAAATATTTGA
- a CDS encoding efflux RND transporter permease subunit, with protein sequence MNKIIDFVLKNRLLLLVMGVIVIASGYISYNKLPIDAFPDVSPSLVQVFTITEGLAPEEVEKYVTYPIEATMNGLPNLELIRSVSNFGLSVVNIYFKDGTDIYFARQLVNERLTEAREQIPPGFGDPQMGPISTGMGLVLFYYLDDTTGKYSLEDLRTIQDWLIKYQLQTVPGVTEVLGIGGYEKQFQVNVDPDELLRYDVTIKEIVEKIKANNLNVGAQFIEKNSEEFIVRSVGLTQKIEDINNIMIKAEEGIPIYLSQLADVNEGGAVRRGVQTRNGIGEVVSGMVVKLYGTNSSTVISAVEQKLKEINKILPDGVKIVPYYEQKSLVEAAVTTVTDALWQGIILVVIILMFFMGSIRPSVVVALSIPFAIFFAFIGMSFFNISINLMSFGGLAIAIGMMVDATIVMVENVDRLKRESFKNENILETISAASKEVIQSITFAITIIIVVFIPLFTLHGVEGKTFGPLAYTIALAMLGSLIFAILIAPVLSSYFMKWNKKELKRDFQHKELWIVAELKKIYEPVVRFFVKKRIAAILLAVSILFSGIIIFPHLGSEFTPTLQEGTIVMRISMAPSISLTESTRLTLIAERRLMKIREVAGAVTRIGRGEVGAHTDPVNSAEMYILLKTKDQWRREMSQLELEELIRKEFGELPGALVNFTQPIQMTVDELLEGVRAELAIKLFGDDLEILKNEAEKIASVIRKVNGAQDVQVDQITGAPQLKISINRHNIARYGINVEDVQQVIEAAIGGEIAGQIFEGIKRFDILVRFKPESRSTEKAINEILVKSPNGTNVPLSHLADIEDVVGPRQITRENNQRFITIQANVFGRDIGSFVEEGQKLLESTVKLPPGYLISWGGQFRLQQEANQRFALVIPITLLIIFLLLFFNFGSVKNALLILLNIPLALIGGIAALWLTGQNLSVPSSVGFIALFGIALENGMILVTYFNQLLRDGFGIDEASIKGSLLRIRPVLMTALTTALGLIPLLFATGTGSEVQRPLATVVIGGLFTSTILTLLVLPAIYKWFAIKVNE encoded by the coding sequence ATGAATAAAATTATCGATTTTGTTTTAAAGAACAGGCTCCTTTTACTTGTTATGGGAGTAATAGTAATTGCGTCTGGTTATATAAGTTACAATAAGCTTCCAATCGATGCATTTCCTGATGTTTCACCATCACTTGTACAAGTATTTACCATTACTGAAGGTTTAGCTCCTGAAGAAGTTGAGAAATATGTTACTTATCCAATTGAGGCAACAATGAATGGATTACCTAATCTTGAATTGATCAGATCGGTCTCAAATTTTGGACTATCGGTTGTAAATATTTATTTCAAGGATGGAACGGATATTTATTTTGCGAGGCAGTTAGTAAATGAAAGACTGACCGAAGCTCGTGAACAAATTCCACCTGGTTTCGGTGATCCGCAAATGGGTCCTATTTCCACCGGAATGGGATTAGTATTATTTTATTATTTAGATGATACAACAGGAAAATATTCACTGGAAGATTTAAGAACCATACAAGATTGGTTAATTAAATATCAGCTTCAAACAGTTCCCGGCGTTACGGAAGTGCTTGGCATTGGAGGATATGAAAAACAATTCCAAGTTAATGTTGATCCCGACGAATTATTAAGGTATGATGTGACAATTAAAGAAATTGTTGAAAAAATTAAAGCAAACAATTTAAACGTTGGTGCGCAGTTTATTGAGAAAAATTCAGAAGAGTTTATTGTAAGATCAGTTGGCTTAACGCAAAAAATTGAAGATATAAACAACATAATGATCAAAGCGGAAGAAGGAATTCCAATTTACCTTTCACAGCTCGCTGATGTAAATGAAGGCGGCGCGGTAAGAAGAGGCGTTCAAACGAGAAATGGAATTGGTGAAGTTGTATCCGGGATGGTAGTAAAATTATATGGAACAAATTCATCTACAGTTATTAGCGCGGTTGAACAAAAGCTTAAGGAAATTAATAAAATACTTCCAGATGGAGTTAAGATTGTTCCGTACTATGAACAAAAATCTTTGGTTGAAGCAGCCGTAACAACAGTGACAGATGCGTTATGGCAGGGAATAATCTTGGTAGTGATAATACTAATGTTCTTTATGGGTTCTATTAGACCAAGTGTTGTAGTCGCGTTGTCAATTCCATTTGCGATATTTTTTGCGTTTATTGGGATGAGTTTTTTTAATATTTCAATAAACCTTATGTCGTTCGGCGGACTCGCAATCGCTATTGGAATGATGGTTGATGCAACTATTGTTATGGTAGAAAATGTAGATCGGTTAAAAAGAGAATCATTTAAAAATGAAAATATATTAGAAACTATTTCAGCGGCAAGTAAAGAGGTAATACAGTCTATAACCTTTGCAATAACTATTATTATTGTAGTATTTATTCCTTTATTTACACTTCATGGTGTGGAAGGAAAAACGTTCGGTCCGCTTGCTTATACCATTGCGCTCGCGATGCTTGGTTCATTAATATTTGCGATTTTAATTGCTCCGGTTCTTTCATCATACTTTATGAAATGGAACAAAAAAGAATTAAAAAGGGATTTTCAACATAAAGAATTGTGGATTGTTGCTGAGTTGAAAAAAATTTATGAACCTGTTGTAAGATTTTTTGTAAAAAAAAGAATTGCAGCAATCCTTTTAGCCGTATCAATTTTATTCTCCGGTATAATTATTTTTCCGCATCTAGGATCTGAGTTCACACCTACATTGCAGGAAGGAACAATTGTAATGCGTATATCCATGGCTCCTTCAATTTCATTAACCGAAAGCACAAGATTAACTTTAATAGCTGAAAGAAGACTTATGAAAATTCGTGAAGTCGCAGGCGCTGTAACTCGTATAGGAAGGGGAGAAGTCGGCGCGCATACCGATCCGGTAAATAGCGCGGAGATGTATATTCTTTTAAAAACAAAAGATCAATGGCGGCGGGAGATGAGTCAGCTTGAATTGGAAGAATTAATTCGCAAAGAATTTGGTGAACTACCCGGCGCTCTTGTTAACTTTACTCAGCCAATACAAATGACGGTTGATGAATTATTGGAAGGCGTACGAGCGGAATTGGCGATTAAATTGTTTGGAGATGATCTTGAAATATTAAAGAATGAAGCGGAAAAAATTGCTTCAGTTATTAGGAAAGTAAATGGAGCACAAGATGTTCAAGTTGATCAAATCACAGGTGCTCCTCAATTAAAAATATCGATAAACAGACATAATATTGCGCGATATGGAATTAATGTAGAAGATGTACAGCAAGTGATTGAAGCTGCCATAGGCGGTGAAATAGCGGGGCAAATATTTGAGGGAATAAAAAGGTTTGATATTCTTGTTAGATTTAAACCGGAATCAAGATCAACTGAAAAAGCTATAAACGAAATTCTTGTTAAATCACCAAACGGAACAAATGTGCCATTAAGTCACCTTGCAGATATTGAAGATGTTGTTGGACCAAGACAAATAACACGCGAAAATAATCAGAGATTCATAACAATTCAGGCAAATGTTTTTGGAAGAGATATTGGTTCATTTGTCGAGGAGGGTCAGAAATTACTTGAATCAACAGTTAAACTTCCGCCGGGATACCTTATTAGCTGGGGCGGACAGTTTCGTCTTCAGCAGGAAGCAAATCAGAGATTTGCTTTGGTAATTCCAATAACATTGTTGATAATATTCCTTCTTCTTTTTTTCAATTTTGGATCTGTAAAAAACGCTTTACTTATTCTTTTAAATATTCCTCTTGCACTTATCGGCGGAATTGCCGCCCTTTGGTTAACGGGACAAAATCTATCCGTTCCTTCTTCAGTCGGCTTTATCGCCTTATTCGGAATTGCGCTTGAAAATGGAATGATATTAGTCACATATTTTAATCAATTATTGCGTGATGGATTTGGCATTGATGAAGCTTCTATTAAAGGATCATTATTAAGAATACGACCTGTTCTGATGACAGCGTTAACAACCGCACTTGGATTGATTCCACTGTTATTTGCGACAGGAACCGGAAGTGAAGTGCAAAGACCGCTAGCGACAGTTGTAATTGGCGGATTATTTACTTCCACAATTCTTACGCTTCTTGTTTTGCCTGCAATATATAAGTGGTTTGCGATAAAAGTTAATGAATAA
- a CDS encoding efflux RND transporter periplasmic adaptor subunit, translating to MKKKNGVTPMKIINVMLIVYLFMFLISGCMDEKIKNQSVVVTEKHKGDEHGETISLKEETLKEFGIEIKVAGKGIIKNHLDLTGEIKAEPSRISHIIPRFQGIVKEVYKTVGDKVTKDETLALIESNESLVPYAVKSFLNGTIIEMHMAQGELIGNEVHAFTVADLNKVWANINIYQKDIGKIKVGQKAKVTSGSNGNDETCSISFVSPIVDEITRTASARVILNNSTGKWMPGMFVTAKVFVSEKKYPIVIDKKALQKLEEKDVVFIMNSEGEFKPQIVQTGNENDENIEIIKGLNAGAKYAAKNSFILKAEILKKSFGGGHGH from the coding sequence ATGAAAAAGAAAAATGGAGTTACACCAATGAAAATAATTAACGTAATGCTTATTGTATATTTATTTATGTTTTTGATTTCAGGCTGCATGGATGAAAAAATTAAAAACCAATCAGTTGTAGTCACTGAAAAACATAAAGGTGATGAGCATGGTGAAACAATATCACTAAAAGAAGAAACGCTAAAGGAATTTGGAATTGAAATTAAAGTTGCCGGAAAAGGTATCATTAAAAATCATTTAGATCTAACCGGTGAAATTAAAGCTGAGCCGTCTAGAATATCTCACATAATTCCAAGATTTCAGGGAATTGTAAAAGAAGTTTATAAAACTGTTGGCGATAAAGTTACAAAAGATGAGACGCTTGCTTTGATTGAAAGCAATGAAAGCCTTGTGCCTTATGCAGTAAAATCATTTTTAAACGGAACTATTATAGAAATGCACATGGCGCAAGGTGAGCTTATTGGTAATGAGGTTCATGCGTTTACTGTTGCCGACCTTAATAAAGTGTGGGCAAATATCAATATTTATCAAAAGGATATTGGAAAGATAAAAGTAGGTCAGAAAGCAAAAGTAACTTCCGGATCAAATGGAAATGATGAAACTTGTTCAATTTCTTTTGTAAGCCCAATTGTTGATGAAATAACAAGAACCGCTTCCGCGAGAGTTATTTTAAATAACAGTACTGGAAAATGGATGCCGGGAATGTTTGTGACGGCAAAAGTTTTTGTAAGTGAAAAAAAATATCCTATAGTTATTGATAAGAAGGCATTACAGAAGCTTGAAGAAAAAGATGTAGTTTTTATAATGAATTCCGAGGGAGAATTTAAACCGCAAATTGTTCAGACAGGCAATGAAAATGATGAGAATATTGAGATCATTAAAGGACTAAATGCGGGCGCTAAATATGCGGCGAAAAATTCATTCATACTCAAAGCCGAGATTTTGAAAAAATCCTTCGGTGGCGGACACGGACATTAA